Below is a genomic region from Microbacterium esteraromaticum.
GCTGTCAGCCTACGCTTCGATGGGCTCGGCGGGGTCGAGGAAGCGGTCGTAGCCCTCCTCCTCGAGGCGGTCGGCGAGCTCGGGGCCGCCCTCCTCGACGATCTTGCCCTTGACGACGACGTGAACGTAGTCGGGGCGGATGTAGCGCAGGATGCGGGTGTAGTGCGTGATCAGCAGCACACCGAGGTTCGTCGCCTCCTTGGCGCGGTTGACGCCTTCGGACACGATCTTCAGCGCGTCGACGTCGAGACCGGAGTCGGTCTCGTCGAGCACGGCCAGCTTCGGCTTCAGCACCTCGAGCTGCATGATCTCGTGGCGCTTCTTCTCGCCGCCCGAGAAGCCCTCGTTCACGTTGCGCTGGGCGAACTTGGGGTCCATGCGCAGGTTCGACATGGCCTCCTTGACGTCCTTCGTCCACTGGCGGATCGAGGGCGCCTCGCCGTCGATCGCCGTCTTCGCGGTGCGCAGGAAGTTCGTCACGGTGACGCCGGGGATCTCGACCGGGTACTGCATCGCGAGGAACAGTCCGGCGCGGGCGCGCTCGTCGACGCTCATCTCGAGCACGTCCTCACCGTCGAAGGTGATGGTGCCCTGGGTGACGGTGTACTTCGGGTGACCGGCGATCGTGTAGGCGAGGGTCGACTTGCCGGAGCCGTTGGGGCCCATGATGGCGTGCGTCTCGCCGGTCTTGATGGTGAGGTCGATCCCGTTGAGGATCGGGGTCTCGCCCTGGTCGGTCTCGACCGTTACGTGCAGGTCGCGGATCTCGAGCACAGACATTCAGACTTCCTTAGTGACAGTGGGGTCGATGAGCACGTCGTCGCCGTCGATCTCGACGACGAAGACCGGGACGGGCTCGTAAGCGGGGAGGTTGAGGGGGTGGCCGGTCTCGAGCGAGAACGCCGAGCCGTGGGCCCAGCACTCCAGCGTCTTGCCTTCCACGAAGCCCTCCGACAGCGAGATGTCGCCGTGAGTGCAGCGGTCGCCGATCGCATGGATCTGATCGTCGCCGTCCTTCACGATCGAGATCGCGATGCCGTCGAGCTCGACGCGAAGAGGCGTGTCCTGCTCGAGTTCGCTGACGCTGCACGCGCGCTGGGCGCTCACGCGGTCACCGCCCCGAGCTCGGCTTCGAGGGCGGCGACCAGCTCGTCCTGCAGCGACGGGATGCCGATGCGCTGGACGACCTCGGTGAGGAAGCCGAACACGACGAGGCGACGAGCCTCCTCCTCGGTGATGCCGCGAGCCTGCAGATAGAAGAGCTGCTCGTCGTCGAACCTGCCGGTGGCACTCGCGTGCCCGGCTCCGGCGATGTCACCGGTCTGGATCTCGAGGTTCGGGATCGAGTCGGCGCGTGCGCCCTCGGTGAGCACCAGGTTGCGGTTCGCCTCGTACGAGTCGGTGCCGGTCGCATCGGGACCGATCAGCACGTCGCCGATCCACACGCTGTGCGCGCTCGCACCGTGCAGAGCGCCCTTGTAGAGCACGTCACCGGTGGTGTGCGCACCCTTGTGGTGCAGGTAGACCTGGCTCTCGAGGTGCTGACCGGCGTCGGCGAAGGACAGCCCGTAGAGGTACCCGTGCGAGCCGGTGCCCGCGAGCTCGACGTTCGGGTTCACGCGCACCACGCCGCCGCCGAGGCTGACGACGATGTGGGTGAGCTCGGCATCGCGGTCGACACGCGCCTGGTGGGCGGCGGCGTGCACCGCCTCGTCCTCCCAGCGCTGCACGGTCACGAGCTTCAGCTTGGCTCCGTCGCGCACGATGATCTCGACGTTCTGGGCGTACTGGGCCGTTCCGCCGTGCTGCAGCACGACGGTCGCGACGCTGTGACGCCCGGCTTCGATGACGAGGTGCGCGTCTGCGCGGCCGCCGGTGCCGTCGATCGACACGGTGATCGGCTCGGCGACCTCCTCGTCGGCGGGGATCCGAAGGTGGATCGCCTCAGCCGATCCCTGCCATGCCACCGCCGAGACGACGTCCTCCGGCACGAAGAACTCCCCGCGAGGCGTCGAGCCGTGCGCGAGCGGCGTGCTCACGTACTGCTCGTGGCTGAAAGCGTAGGTGACGCCGTCGTTCTCGCCGGCCGGATCGAGCAGCGACTTCAGCTGTGCGATCGGCGTGTGCTTCCAGTTGACCTCACGGCCGGTGGGAGCACCGAAGTCCTGCGGATCGAACGACCGGGGCCGCTCGGAGCGGGTCTGCACCGGCACGAAGCCGGAGCCTGCGACCTGCGCGGCCGGGTCGATGTGCGCGTTCGTCTGCGGCGCCAGCTCGGGCGCCTGTGTGGGGGCCGTCATCAGCCGACCGATCCTTCCATGCCCATCTCGATGAGCTTGTTCAGTTCCATCGCGTACTCCATGGGCAGCTCGCGCGCGATGGGCTCGATGAACCCGCGCACGATCATGGCCATCGCCTCGGTCTCGTCGATGCCGCGCGACTGCAGGTAGAAGAGCTGCTCCTCGCTGACCTTCGAGACGGTGGCCTCGTGGCCGAGCTGCACGTCGTCGACACGGATGTCGATCGCCGGGTAGGTGTCGGAGCGCGACTGGGTGTCGACGAGCAGCGCGTCGCAGACCACCGAATTGGCCGAGTGGTGAGCGGCGGCGTCGACGCGCACCTCACCGCGGTAGCCGGCACGACCGCCGCCGCGGGCGATCGACTTCGACACGATCGACGACTGCGTGTACGGCGCCATGTGCACCATCTTCGCGCCGGCGTCCTGGTGCTGACCCGGACCGGCGAAGGCGACGGACAGGGTCTCGCCCTTGGCGTGCTCGCCCATCAGGTAGATCGACGGGTACTTCATGGTCACCTTGGAGCCGATGTTGCCGTCGACCCACTCCATGGTGGCGCCCTCGTGGGCGACCGCGCGCTTGGTGACGAGGTTGTAGACGTTGCTCGACCAGTTCTGGATCGTCGTGTAGCGCACGCGTGCGTTCTTCTTCACGATGATCTCGACGACGGCGGAGTGCAGCGAGTCCGACTTGTAGATCGGGGCGGTGCAGCCCTCGATGTAGTGGACGTAGCTGTCCTCGTCGGCGATGATCAGGGTCCGCTCGAACTGACCCATGTTCTCGGTGTTGATGCGGAAGTACGCCTGCAGCGGGATCTCGACGTGAACGCCCTTGGGCACGTACACGAATGATCCGCCCGACCACACGGCGGTGTTGAGGGCCGCGAACTTGTTGTCGCCGGACGGGATGACCGTGCCGAAGTACTCCTCGAAGAACTCGGGGTGCTCGCGCAGCGCGGTGTCGGTGTCCATGAAGATGACGCCCTGCTGCTCCAGGTCCTCGCGGATCTGGTGGTAGACGACCTCGGACTCGTACTGCGCGGCGACGCCGGCGACGAGACGCTGGCGCTCGGCCTCGGGGATGCCGAGCCGCTCGTACGTGTTCTTGATGTCGTCGGGGAGGTCTTCCCAGCTCTGCGCCTGCTTCTCGGTGGAGCGGACGAAGTACTTGATGTTGTCGAAGTCGATCTCGCTGAGGTCGGCGCCCCAGGTGGGCATCGGCTTGCGGTCGAAGAGCGACAGCCCCTTGAGGCGGGTCTTCAGCATCCACTCCGGCTCGCTCTTGAGAGCCGAGATGTCGCGCACGACGTCTTCGGAGAGGCCGCGACGCGCGCTGGCTCCGGCGGCATCCGGGTCGTGCCAGCCGAACTCGTACACCCCCAGACCTTCGAGTTCCGGGCGGTCGATCAGCACATCCGACATGACACACTCTCCTCACACGGGCCCAGACGGTGTCATCCGCCCCGGCATACCGGTCCCCCGTCGAGTCTTCGGGGAACGGATGCCGCTGATGGGCCCTCATCTTCGGCGCAGGACTCGCGCCTAAACTGTCGGTGATGGGTTTCGCGCTGTGAGCGCACCCCTCACCACGTTCCCGATTCTACAGGTTCCGTCTGACAGACGGGCCGCGACGGCCTGTCACATTCCGCGAACCGGAGGCACCATGAACCACACCGCCGCTCCGGATACCATCCCGCGCCTGCGCACGCCCGACGACACCCTGAGCTGGCTGCCGACGACGATCGACCGGCGTGTTCGCGTGTTCGCCTGGCTGTCGTTCGTCGCCGAGGTGCTCATCATCGGAACCGGCGGCGCCGTGCGCCTGACCGGCTCCGGCCTCGGCTGCTCCGAGTGGCCGCTGTGCACCCCCGAATCTCTCGTGCCGATCCTCGAGGTTCAGGGTCTGCACGGAGCGATCGAGTTCGGCAACAGGGTGATGACCGGCGTCGTCGGCCTTCTCGCGCTGGCTGTGCTGATGCTCACCCTCCACATCATCAGCGGACGACGCCTGGTCGTTCGGGCGGTGTGGTTCGCGCTCGGCGGGATCGTCGCCGGCGTCGCGGTGTACCTCGCCGCCTCGGCTCTCGATCTGCCGAGTGCGGCCCTGATGTCCGCCGTGCTTCTGCTCGCCGTGCTGGCCGGAGCCACGGACTCCCTGCGTCAGACGACCGAGCGACGTGATCTCGCGGTGCTCGCCTGGATCGTCCTCGTCGGCGTGATGGCGCAGGCCGTCGTCGGCGGATTCGCCGTGATCAGCAGCCTGAACCCCTTCATCGTCGGGTTCCACTACACGGCTTCGCTCATGCTCGTGTGCATCACCGCCCTGTTCCTCGTCCGATTGGGAGCACAGCCGGGGCCGCGTGTCGCCGCCGTGCCGCCCTGGTTCACGATCACGACGCACATCACGGGTCTCGCCCTCGCGCTCACGATCGTCTTCGGCGTGCTCACCACCGGATCCGGCCCGCACTCCGGGGACGCGAACATCGAGCGGCAGGGCTTCGACGCCAGCGTCCTCGCGCACGTGCACTCCTGGCCCGGCTATGTGCTCGCCGCGCTCGTCCTGCTGCTCGCGGTATCGGCGTGGGTGCTGAAGCTGCCGCCCAGGAACTGGGCCCTCGTGCTCATCGTCGCGATCGTGGTGCAGGTGGGAGTCGGCGTGCTGCAGGCGCGCACCGGCCTTCCGCCGCTGCTCATCGGCATCCACATGGTGCTCGCGTCGCTGTCGGCCGCCGCCTACACCGTGATGGTCACGACGCTGAAGAAGCCCGCCGCCTGAGGCGCGGCGCGAACAGGCGAGGAGGCCCGCACCGGTCACGGTGCGGGCCTCCTCGCGTCGCGAGCGACAGCTCAGAACGGCAGCAGCGGATCGACCGCGACGGCGAGGAAGATCAGCGTCAGGTAGGTGATCGACGCGTGGAACACGCGCATCGGACGCGCCTCGCCACCGTGCACGGCGCGGTTGTACAGACGGTGAGATTCGTAGATGAACCAGCCGCCGAAGACCAGAGCGGACACGGTGTACACCAGACCCATGTGGGCGACGGGCACGAGCAGCAGCGAGCAGGCCACGGTCGCCCACGCGTAGAGGATGACCTGCAGGCCGACCTGCGACGCCGAGCGCGTGACGCCGAGCATCGGCACGTCGACGTCGTCGTAGTCGTCCTTGTACTTCATCGACAGCGGCCAGTAGTGCGGCGGGGTCCACAGGAACACGAGCACGAACAGCACGAACGGCGGCCAGTCCAGCGAGCCGGTGACGGCCGTCCAGCCGATCAGCACCGGGAAGCAGCCGGCGATGCCGCCCCAGACGATGTTCTGCTCGGTGCGGCGCTTGAGGATCATCGTGTAGATGACGACGTAGAAGAAGATGGCGACGACCGAGAGGGTCGCGGCGAGCCAGTTGGTCGTGAGCAGCAGCCACACGGTGGATGCCACAGCCAGCACCCACGAGAACACCAGCGCACCGCGCGGCGAGACCTCGCCCGTCACGAGCGGACGGTTCTCGGTGCGCTTCATGTGCACGTCGATGTCGCGATCGAGGTACATGTTGAACGATGCTGCGGACGAGGCGCTCATGGCCCCGCCGATCACCGTCGCGACGACGAGCCAGATGTCCGGCATCCCGCCCTCGGCCAGGAACATCACCGGC
It encodes:
- the sufC gene encoding Fe-S cluster assembly ATPase SufC; translated protein: MSVLEIRDLHVTVETDQGETPILNGIDLTIKTGETHAIMGPNGSGKSTLAYTIAGHPKYTVTQGTITFDGEDVLEMSVDERARAGLFLAMQYPVEIPGVTVTNFLRTAKTAIDGEAPSIRQWTKDVKEAMSNLRMDPKFAQRNVNEGFSGGEKKRHEIMQLEVLKPKLAVLDETDSGLDVDALKIVSEGVNRAKEATNLGVLLITHYTRILRYIRPDYVHVVVKGKIVEEGGPELADRLEEEGYDRFLDPAEPIEA
- a CDS encoding non-heme iron oxygenase ferredoxin subunit is translated as MSAQRACSVSELEQDTPLRVELDGIAISIVKDGDDQIHAIGDRCTHGDISLSEGFVEGKTLECWAHGSAFSLETGHPLNLPAYEPVPVFVVEIDGDDVLIDPTVTKEV
- the sufD gene encoding Fe-S cluster assembly protein SufD, yielding MTAPTQAPELAPQTNAHIDPAAQVAGSGFVPVQTRSERPRSFDPQDFGAPTGREVNWKHTPIAQLKSLLDPAGENDGVTYAFSHEQYVSTPLAHGSTPRGEFFVPEDVVSAVAWQGSAEAIHLRIPADEEVAEPITVSIDGTGGRADAHLVIEAGRHSVATVVLQHGGTAQYAQNVEIIVRDGAKLKLVTVQRWEDEAVHAAAHQARVDRDAELTHIVVSLGGGVVRVNPNVELAGTGSHGYLYGLSFADAGQHLESQVYLHHKGAHTTGDVLYKGALHGASAHSVWIGDVLIGPDATGTDSYEANRNLVLTEGARADSIPNLEIQTGDIAGAGHASATGRFDDEQLFYLQARGITEEEARRLVVFGFLTEVVQRIGIPSLQDELVAALEAELGAVTA
- the sufB gene encoding Fe-S cluster assembly protein SufB, which encodes MSDVLIDRPELEGLGVYEFGWHDPDAAGASARRGLSEDVVRDISALKSEPEWMLKTRLKGLSLFDRKPMPTWGADLSEIDFDNIKYFVRSTEKQAQSWEDLPDDIKNTYERLGIPEAERQRLVAGVAAQYESEVVYHQIREDLEQQGVIFMDTDTALREHPEFFEEYFGTVIPSGDNKFAALNTAVWSGGSFVYVPKGVHVEIPLQAYFRINTENMGQFERTLIIADEDSYVHYIEGCTAPIYKSDSLHSAVVEIIVKKNARVRYTTIQNWSSNVYNLVTKRAVAHEGATMEWVDGNIGSKVTMKYPSIYLMGEHAKGETLSVAFAGPGQHQDAGAKMVHMAPYTQSSIVSKSIARGGGRAGYRGEVRVDAAAHHSANSVVCDALLVDTQSRSDTYPAIDIRVDDVQLGHEATVSKVSEEQLFYLQSRGIDETEAMAMIVRGFIEPIARELPMEYAMELNKLIEMGMEGSVG
- a CDS encoding COX15/CtaA family protein, with the translated sequence MNHTAAPDTIPRLRTPDDTLSWLPTTIDRRVRVFAWLSFVAEVLIIGTGGAVRLTGSGLGCSEWPLCTPESLVPILEVQGLHGAIEFGNRVMTGVVGLLALAVLMLTLHIISGRRLVVRAVWFALGGIVAGVAVYLAASALDLPSAALMSAVLLLAVLAGATDSLRQTTERRDLAVLAWIVLVGVMAQAVVGGFAVISSLNPFIVGFHYTASLMLVCITALFLVRLGAQPGPRVAAVPPWFTITTHITGLALALTIVFGVLTTGSGPHSGDANIERQGFDASVLAHVHSWPGYVLAALVLLLAVSAWVLKLPPRNWALVLIVAIVVQVGVGVLQARTGLPPLLIGIHMVLASLSAAAYTVMVTTLKKPAA
- a CDS encoding heme o synthase, translating into MSTTSQTAATHHPLGQKIRGYIALTKPRVLELLLVSTVPVMFLAEGGMPDIWLVVATVIGGAMSASSAASFNMYLDRDIDVHMKRTENRPLVTGEVSPRGALVFSWVLAVASTVWLLLTTNWLAATLSVVAIFFYVVIYTMILKRRTEQNIVWGGIAGCFPVLIGWTAVTGSLDWPPFVLFVLVFLWTPPHYWPLSMKYKDDYDDVDVPMLGVTRSASQVGLQVILYAWATVACSLLLVPVAHMGLVYTVSALVFGGWFIYESHRLYNRAVHGGEARPMRVFHASITYLTLIFLAVAVDPLLPF